In Zingiber officinale cultivar Zhangliang chromosome 1A, Zo_v1.1, whole genome shotgun sequence, the DNA window CTAGCTGATCTTTTTGGACATAATTGTGGCACGGGTGGTGGCTATGATCTTCAATATGTTTAATGTGTTCATAAACACTAGACTATTTATAATACAGATTATTATTTGATTGTCACTTGTCCACATCATCTTAGAGTTGTGTATGATTGCTCTATGCatcatattgttttttttttttcatgttaccAAGTTGTCGCTTAGGAAAGTATCCATTATATATAGCTTTCACTCTAACTAAGCGACAATTGATCTCTATATGATTTTTCCTCTTGTAGAAAAGAGATGGAGGTTGTTTATGGTAACTCTCTTGACATTATATAGCttgaaaggcgcaagaagaatggagcagtatagcaagttgaacagattctgattctcataatttaatgtagcctcagcttgatttttgactcacgatgttctaccttgatgtgttgttaaaagaatgttctaccttgattctgatatctattagcttttgatgtaaaaagaatgtttgtgtattttatggatattgttgtaagaagaatatttatgtaatttgtgaatttttatgtattttatagatactgttgaatgaagaatatttgggtaatttgtgaatatttgtgtattttttttgttactgttggtttttcattgtttcggaaatcgaatttgtgctgttaaaaaatactgatattacatcggttttccaccgctgcaaaaccggtgtcattaactaatattacatcggtcatataccgctgccaaaactggtgttattaacatataatattacatcggttttacaaccgatgtcgttaagtgatactacatcggttttaacccgatgtctaaaatgacagaccttttacatcgccttcatagacatcggtcgaaaatgtaatagacatcggtggaaaaccgatgtctatgagggtttttgttgtagtgaaaagttatagcttatgcttccagacaactcaaagattatgagaagaactaccccactcatgatcttgagctggcagctgtagtctttgcactgaaactctggcaacactacttgtatggagtccagtgcagaatcttcacagaccatcagagtttaaagtatttcttcacccagaaagatttaaacatgagacagcgtaggtggctagaattggtcaaagactatgactgtgaaatcctttaccacccaggcaaagctaacaaggtggcagatgcactaagcagaaaattgagtgcatccctgatgtctttgtcatcattagccctaccactacaGAAGGAACTGTTAGATTTCGGAGTCAAAATtgttgaagggcaactctctgcattgaccttagagtctaccttgcttgaggatatacagagaaagcagagTGAAGATCTaaacatccagaagatcaagcaaggatacaaaaagaagaagatatagagtttcgagtatcagacagaaGAGTCCTTTATCAGGGGAATCGTCTTTATGTTCCCAATGATGCGgaattaagaaggaaaattttagaataagctcatagtacaccatactccatgcatcctggttctatcaagatgtaccaagacatgaaacagaggttctggtggtctggactcaaaagagatgtagctaaatatgtcagtacctgcctgacatgtcagagagtcaaagcagagcaccagagaccaggaagagttctacagcctcttccaataccagagtggaagtgggaagacatattcatgcactttataacaggtcttccaagaaccacaaatggatatgatgcgatatgggtaatagtggaccgattgaccaagtctgctcactttctagccatcaaggtgtcccactttaTAGAGCAGCTggcacaactatatgttaaggaggtgatcagacttcatggagttcctaaatctattgtttctgatagagatgggggtttcacctctcacttttgggagtgtgttcagaatgcactaggcaccaaactcaagttcagcgcagccttccatcctcagactgatagatagacagagcgagtaaatcaaattctagaagatatgctcagagcttgtgcgctagatttcaagggaagttggtgcaagtatctatgcttagctgagtttgcctacaacaatagctatcaggccaccatcaagatgacaccttatgaggcgttgtatggcagaaagtgcagatcacccatttgctggcaagaagcaggtgaaagaaaagaaatggaagtggaactaGGCATTCAGActgagctgatagatgagaccactcaggctatccagaagatcagatagaggattgagactgcccagagtagacagaagagttatgcagacacACACCGAaagccacttgaattccaagtaggggattcaatcTTTCtaaaggttgctcctatgaagggagtgatgagattttgcaagaagggcaaattaagtcctcgctatgtaggaccctacctgatcacagaaaggattgagaaagtagcttacaagctggatttaccacaggacatgtcggcaatacataacgtatttcatgtctccatgctaaagaagtgtattcacgaccctagccaagtgattcagcctcagacagtgcagatccaagaggatcttaactacgagagcagacctacacagatagtggacatagcagtcaagagactaagaaacaaagaagtgccactagtgaaggtcatctcgaagaaccagaagcacgagaaagtcacttgggagcgtgaggacagtatgaggcagaaatatccagaattattctaagttcaagaacgaactttttataaggtatggagaattgtaacaatccaaatttcctcattttgagtcccaaaagtaatttaaaaatatttaaaaatgtcatagaaaaattctagggatttttagaaatttttagggtatttttatgtaaattttggaggttgtttggtatttttactaaacgaaagaagtttcgacaaaaaaatgtccaagccgagattcgaacccgagacctccggccgaacccgacttTAACCGAATGCAGCCAACCAAGTGTTCCACGGGAGTTTGTTAATCAACtagggaacaaaatatatataagctatagttggaaccgaaGATGCCGAATAGTTTAAACGGGTTTAATTTctttcccgaaccctaattcccttcttcctcctcacgtgGCGTCCGCGActccttctcgggcgaaatcaCAGTCGCAGTTAGGATTCCTCcctccggtggccggcgaaggTCTCCTTTCGGCGGATCTTCACCAAATTGAGACCACCTCGGCAGGAGGGtccgtaggcacgaggaagaggccggGGAAACTCAAGCTTCTCCgcaaaccctagatctctttccttcggttgtaagtccaagaaagcattgtaagtactactctcctgcagtaagagtagcttCGGGATTTGATTTCCCCTTTTATCTCAGTTGTAACATGCTTGAAGAATCGTGTTGCTCTTTCCTATATGCTCTGAAGATTTTGGTCAGATTGTTGGGGTTCTCGGGTTTGATCAAGGATGTTTTTCGTATAGTTTTAGAGTGTTAGTGAGGAATTCAATTTATGTTGTTCAGTAGTTGAGTTTCCATGAATCTGATGTGGATGTAATTCCTTGTAGTTCAGTCTCTACCTGTGAGTTTCAAAGAAGTGTTTTACATTAAGGTGCTTTTCTTATCCATTGACAGATTTGGTTTCATAGGTTGATTTCGATGATGTTATTCTTCTGCTCCATGAGGGATTCCGGGTTGTAGTCAGATCGGATGTTTGTGTAGCATATTAGCTTCCCTGTTTCCTTACTGCGGTTCTGAacatgcactacaagaaaaaagccttacaacaacggtttttcaccgttgtcgtagcccctttcggactgttgttaaaggctgtgttgttaaagggggtactcaaagacaacagtttttaaccgttgtctttgaagacaaagacaacagtttttacaacggtgaaaaactgttgtcttttctttcaaagacaacagtttttcaccgttgtctttaagcgtctacgtttaataacagggtcttcaacaacagttttaaactatttacgacaatagtgaaaaatcgttgtctttttttgataaaaaataaaaaaaatattaaaatttattatacaattttctagtattataaatcattcaaaatactaaatttgtaaataaaatttaacatataattttctaacattcgaaaataatatttacaacattccgaagaaatttcaaaagcagccaacaaaatgacaacgacactattaaaacaaaggtagaacaacacaacatcctaatcctagaagagtaacacaacatcctaatcttgatatccagttttgaagagttggatcatttgaactacttttaccatgtacaacactagaagagtaacaaaacactgcttcttaattctccaaatccttcatcttcttcatccttgccatgtttgcatcgtacttggatcgaagtggaccaagtagataaagaaagaagataaactaaatgccttcatcttcttcatccttgcttcttaattctcctaatccttcatcttcttcatccttgcttcttaattctcctaatccttcaaactccacctgtaagaagaagataaagaaatgtcacttgatctaaactaaatgcctatgaataataaaaaaaatctgaaatctcataaagtagacTTAATTCATTAATAATGCATCATATTGAATGCCTCTCCATGACTAGCTTAATAGCCTGTGCTATAGACATGTCTTCATTTGTTTCATACCTGAGTTTGTTAGCCTGTAAACGTTGAACAGTCATTTCACAAgagaaatatttccaagttatcaGCACTGCAGATATAAGGTTAATAAAGAACTTGCCTCTTCCAGAATGGTTTCAAACACCTTACCAACTTTTTCCACTAGATCTTGAGGCACTTGATGTCCATCACCATCAAAGAGTGCGTAGCTGAAAAATAGAAGTAAATTTGTCTCCATAAGATTATAGTCTCCATGATCAGTGATATCTGTTAGTTATTCAGTTAACCATTACCTCTCCAAGTCATGATCATACAAGACAGAATTGTCACCAGAAGTTCGATAAATTGGTAGACCAAGTCTTCCAATCCAAGATGCCAATGGATTCTTGTTGCAAACACCATGCAACTTGAAGTGTCCAAATTAAAACTTCTAGTCACTGAAATTTTGAAGGCTGGCCACAATCCTCTTCAGAAGGaatgaaaacaaaaacacaaaaaaaagaaGCATACCAGGTTG includes these proteins:
- the LOC122007369 gene encoding polyamine oxidase 3-like, which produces MGATWYASFFCLHGVCNKNPLASWIGRLGLPIYRTSGDNSVLYDHDLESYALFDGDGHQVPQDLVEKVGKVFETILEEANKLRYETNEDMSIAQAIKLVMERHSI